Part of the Drosophila santomea strain STO CAGO 1482 chromosome 2L, Prin_Dsan_1.1, whole genome shotgun sequence genome is shown below.
CCTACTGCCCATCAACTTTTACTCCGAGATGAACCAGCAGTACTACAGGCGATTCCGGCGCCAGGCTGGCAGGACGAACACCTTCGGATCGGGAAAACGGCGGCAGTACCCCTTTGAATATGCCCGATATGTCTAATGATAATAAAAGTAACCACGAATCACCCTTAGTTTTTCACTCCTAGCTTTTCACAAAGCTGGCTTATAATAATACATACCCCTTTCAGTTCCCGCCAATGGCTCCCACCTGTTTTCAAACACAGTTTGAATCGTTTTCCATGGAAATCTGTCTATCGATAAGCTTATATTAAGACCCCAACTGCGCATGACCGCAGTGGTGGCTTTGACGTCACCAGGACGAAGGACACAACAAACCCCCGCACAGTAAGCACGCAACAAACGGACCGCAACCAAGCGCTTGACATTTGGACACCGCCATGAAGCTAACTCTGCGTCGCTACTCCTGGGTGCTGCTGTTCCAGTTCGCCCTTCTGGGAGTGGACCTCTTCTGCAACGCCTTTGGTCCTTCGCTGGCCAGAAACCGATTGCAGACAGCCATAATACTCTTTGTGTGAGTATCTTAGGCAATCCAGGTGCTCTCTCTTCTTACCACTGCCAGTTACCACAGCACCCAGGATGCCCTGATCATCGCGGAGTACCTGCTGTTCACCCTCGCGCTGCACTCAACGTGTGTGTACCAGGTCGGCGCCTCGCACATAATCCTGCGGAACTGCAAGCTCTTCATGGCCAGCATTACCATCTACTTTCTGCTGTCCGCCTCCCAGCACTTCTGGATCATCTACCAATACCGTCAGCCGCCAGAAGAGGACGGCCACCATTGGCCATTGGGTCTGATTGCTCTATCAGTGGCACAGCGCATCAGTGAGTTCTGGAAATATTCCCTCCACGCTTGTCCTCATGCTCTCCCCTCCACACACAGTGTCGGTTTTCTATTACTACAGCTCCAAGTCGACGGCTCTGACCATGGCAGATCCTCGCTTCAAGGAGGAGCATCTTG
Proteins encoded:
- the LOC120445625 gene encoding transmembrane protein 138 → MKLTLRRYSWVLLFQFALLGVDLFCNAFGPSLARNRLQTAIILFVTQDALIIAEYLLFTLALHSTCVYQVGASHIILRNCKLFMASITIYFLLSASQHFWIIYQYRQPPEEDGHHWPLGLIALSVAQRIMSVFYYYSSKSTALTMADPRFKEEHLDWIADQLGDK